The Agromyces marinus genome window below encodes:
- a CDS encoding type II toxin-antitoxin system Phd/YefM family antitoxin — protein sequence MSTVGAYEAKTHLPALLERVESGEQITITRHGTPVARLVPAHPEVASPADTIAALLSSRVGSSLGADLRALIDEGRA from the coding sequence ATGAGCACCGTCGGCGCCTACGAGGCGAAGACCCACCTGCCCGCGCTGCTCGAACGAGTCGAGTCGGGCGAGCAGATCACCATCACGCGCCACGGAACGCCCGTCGCCCGACTCGTTCCAGCGCACCCCGAGGTGGCATCACCGGCCGACACCATCGCAGCTCTGCTCTCCTCCCGCGTCGGGTCGAGCCTCGGCGCCGACCTCCGCGCGCTGATCGACGAAGGCCGCGCGTGA
- a CDS encoding type II toxin-antitoxin system VapC family toxin: protein MTGAFVLDASVALSWCFEDEARPESDALLHRVGGSGAIVPVIWEFEVANVLAVAERRGRLSEAEVTRRAALLRSLPIHIVRDLDTGSLLQTARAHALSAYDAAYLVVAEREGVPLATRDATLEAAARAAGVVTLPA from the coding sequence GTGACGGGCGCGTTCGTGCTCGACGCATCGGTCGCGCTCAGTTGGTGCTTCGAAGACGAGGCCCGACCCGAGTCCGATGCACTGCTGCACCGTGTTGGCGGGAGCGGCGCGATCGTCCCGGTCATCTGGGAGTTCGAGGTCGCGAACGTCCTCGCCGTGGCCGAACGACGAGGGCGCCTGAGCGAAGCGGAGGTCACTCGGCGCGCGGCGCTGCTCCGGTCACTCCCGATCCACATCGTGCGCGATCTCGACACCGGTTCGCTCCTGCAGACGGCGCGCGCACACGCGCTCAGCGCGTACGACGCCGCCTACCTCGTCGTCGCCGAACGCGAGGGGGTGCCCCTCGCCACGCGCGACGCGACGCTGGAAGCGGCTGCCCGCGCAGCCGGGGTGGTCACCCTTCCCGCCTAG
- the guaA gene encoding glutamine-hydrolyzing GMP synthase, whose protein sequence is MSETQQRPVLVVDFGAQYAQLIARRVREASVYSEIVPHTITADEIRAKDPIGIVLSGGPSSVYEPGAPSLDPGILELGVPTLGICYGFQVMAQQLGGEVAHTGHREYGSTAATVRVDDGNALLGGQPEHQTVWMSHGDSVAVAPEGFDVLASTATTPVAAFANDEQGFYGVQWHPEVKHSPYGQDVIENFLHKAAGIPADWNPDNVIAEQVERIRAQVGSARVISALSGGVDSAVSTALVHEAVGDQLTAVFVDHGLLRKGEREQVQQDYVAATGVRLVTIDAADTFLAALAGVTDPEEKRKIIGREFIRAFEQAERDLVAEAAASGEKVQFLVQGTLYPDVVESGGGTGTANIKSHHNVGGLPEDLQFELVEPLRTLFKDEVRAIGRELGLPEAIVGRQPFPGPGLGIRIVGEVTRDRLELLREADAIARAELTAAGLDGEIWQCPVVLLADVRSVGVQGDGRTYGHPIVLRPVSSEDAMTADWTRLPYDVLAKISNRITNEVREVNRVVLDVTSKPPGTIEWE, encoded by the coding sequence GTGAGCGAGACCCAGCAGCGACCCGTGCTCGTCGTGGACTTCGGCGCGCAGTATGCGCAGCTGATCGCACGACGCGTGCGCGAGGCATCCGTCTACTCCGAGATCGTGCCGCACACGATCACGGCCGACGAGATCCGCGCGAAGGACCCGATCGGCATCGTGCTCTCGGGCGGGCCGTCGTCGGTGTACGAGCCCGGCGCCCCGTCGCTCGACCCCGGCATCCTCGAGCTCGGGGTGCCGACGCTCGGCATCTGCTACGGCTTCCAGGTCATGGCGCAGCAGCTCGGCGGCGAGGTCGCCCACACCGGTCACCGCGAATACGGTTCGACCGCGGCGACCGTGCGCGTCGACGACGGCAACGCGCTCCTCGGCGGGCAGCCCGAGCACCAGACCGTGTGGATGAGCCACGGCGACTCGGTCGCCGTCGCGCCCGAGGGCTTCGACGTGCTCGCCTCGACCGCGACCACGCCCGTCGCCGCGTTCGCGAACGACGAGCAGGGCTTCTACGGCGTGCAGTGGCACCCCGAGGTCAAGCACTCGCCGTACGGACAGGACGTCATCGAGAACTTCCTGCACAAGGCCGCGGGCATCCCCGCCGACTGGAACCCCGACAACGTCATCGCCGAGCAGGTCGAGCGCATCCGCGCCCAGGTCGGCAGCGCCCGGGTCATCTCGGCGCTCTCGGGCGGCGTCGACTCCGCCGTCTCGACCGCGCTCGTGCACGAGGCCGTCGGCGACCAGCTCACGGCCGTGTTCGTCGACCACGGGCTGCTCCGCAAGGGCGAGCGCGAGCAGGTGCAGCAGGACTACGTCGCCGCGACCGGCGTACGCCTGGTCACCATCGACGCGGCCGACACGTTCCTCGCCGCGCTCGCGGGCGTCACCGACCCCGAGGAGAAGCGCAAGATCATCGGGCGCGAGTTCATCCGCGCCTTCGAGCAGGCCGAGCGCGACCTCGTCGCCGAGGCGGCCGCGTCGGGCGAGAAGGTGCAGTTCCTCGTGCAGGGCACGCTCTACCCCGACGTCGTCGAGTCGGGCGGCGGCACCGGAACCGCGAACATCAAGAGCCACCACAACGTGGGCGGTCTTCCGGAGGACCTGCAGTTCGAACTCGTCGAGCCGCTCCGCACCCTCTTCAAGGACGAGGTCCGCGCGATCGGCCGCGAACTCGGCCTGCCCGAGGCGATCGTGGGGCGCCAGCCGTTCCCCGGGCCCGGCCTCGGCATCCGCATCGTCGGCGAGGTCACCCGCGACCGGCTCGAGCTCCTGCGGGAAGCGGATGCCATCGCGCGCGCCGAACTCACCGCGGCGGGCCTCGACGGCGAGATCTGGCAGTGCCCGGTCGTGCTGCTGGCCGACGTCCGGTCGGTGGGCGTGCAGGGCGACGGCCGCACCTACGGTCACCCGATCGTGCTGCGCCCCGTCTCATCGGAGGACGCGATGACGGCCGACTGGACCCGCCTGCCCTACGACGTGCTCGCGAAGATCTCGAACCGCATCACCAACGAGGTGCGCGAGGTCAACCGCGTCGTGCTCGACGTCACGTCGAAGCCGCCTGGGACCATCGAGTGGGAGTGA
- a CDS encoding DUF3817 domain-containing protein, producing the protein MPLAPKPADFPRIRGALKFYMVASVITGVMLLLLCAEMLLKYVWHLELYAFGPGGVLSLEPVIETTQGLESTGIGVNLSTGILIAHGWFYVVYLFSNFRLWSLMRWRFPRLVLLASGGIVPFLSFFLEARVGREVRTYLETREADAAAQVASTASDSEPVEAAQ; encoded by the coding sequence ATGCCCCTCGCGCCAAAACCGGCAGATTTCCCGCGCATCCGCGGCGCCCTGAAGTTCTACATGGTCGCCTCGGTCATCACCGGCGTCATGCTGCTGCTGCTCTGCGCCGAGATGCTGCTGAAGTACGTCTGGCACCTCGAGCTGTACGCCTTCGGCCCCGGCGGGGTGCTCTCGCTCGAACCGGTCATCGAGACCACCCAGGGCCTCGAGTCCACCGGCATCGGCGTGAACCTCTCGACCGGCATCCTCATCGCGCACGGCTGGTTCTACGTCGTCTACCTGTTCAGCAACTTCCGCCTCTGGAGCCTCATGCGCTGGCGGTTCCCGCGCCTGGTGCTCCTCGCCTCGGGCGGCATCGTGCCGTTCCTGTCGTTCTTCCTCGAGGCCCGCGTCGGCCGTGAGGTCCGCACCTACCTCGAGACGCGCGAAGCGGATGCCGCAGCGCAGGTCGCGAGCACCGCATCCGATTCCGAGCCCGTGGAGGCCGCCCAGTGA
- a CDS encoding TetR/AcrR family transcriptional regulator, translated as MPTKAEQRERTREQILRVATRNFADSGYAGVALEDLVAEVGLTRGALYHHFGSKHGLFAAVVERAQTSVAEAVERDVARSEKRGEPAPAPFLAGCRAFLEASLAPEVRRILLVDGPAVLGWGDWREGDLDSSALLLEDGVAELVGAGVIRTHSVPTVTTMISGALNEVAIAGAGADDPQRAIDDAITTLARMLDGLGRPDGPAAERHPEFPQPHAT; from the coding sequence ATGCCCACCAAGGCCGAGCAGCGGGAACGCACGCGCGAGCAGATCCTGCGCGTCGCGACCCGGAACTTCGCCGACTCCGGGTACGCCGGGGTCGCCCTCGAAGACCTCGTCGCCGAGGTGGGCCTCACCCGCGGCGCCCTCTACCACCACTTCGGAAGCAAGCACGGCCTCTTCGCCGCGGTCGTCGAGCGGGCGCAGACCTCCGTCGCCGAGGCCGTCGAACGCGACGTCGCACGCTCGGAGAAACGAGGCGAACCCGCACCCGCTCCGTTCCTCGCCGGCTGCCGCGCCTTCCTCGAGGCCAGCCTCGCGCCCGAGGTCCGCCGGATCCTCCTCGTCGACGGCCCGGCCGTACTCGGCTGGGGCGACTGGCGCGAGGGCGACCTCGACTCGAGCGCGCTGCTGCTCGAGGACGGCGTGGCCGAACTCGTCGGCGCCGGCGTCATCCGCACGCACTCCGTTCCCACGGTCACCACGATGATCTCGGGCGCGCTCAACGAGGTCGCGATCGCCGGCGCCGGCGCCGACGACCCGCAACGCGCGATCGACGACGCGATCACCACGCTCGCCCGGATGCTCGACGGACTCGGCCGCCCCGACGGGCCTGCCGCCGAGCGGCATCCGGAATTCCCCCAGCCGCACGCCACGTAG
- a CDS encoding VOC family protein, giving the protein MEGTTMLTSSYPVLCTDDVTASARFYVEHFGFESTFDSDWYISLKHPATGTELALLAADHASIPSGNGVPARGVLVNLEFDDVDALASRLAAAGVPVVQELRSEPFGQRHVIVRDPGGVLVDCITEIEPDPEFLAAFGRAD; this is encoded by the coding sequence ATGGAGGGAACGACCATGCTCACCTCGAGCTACCCCGTCCTGTGCACGGACGACGTCACGGCGAGCGCACGCTTCTACGTCGAGCACTTCGGCTTCGAGTCCACCTTCGACTCCGACTGGTACATCAGCCTGAAGCACCCCGCGACCGGGACCGAACTCGCGCTGCTCGCCGCAGACCACGCCTCCATCCCCTCCGGGAACGGCGTCCCCGCCCGAGGCGTGCTCGTGAACCTCGAGTTCGACGACGTCGACGCGCTCGCGAGCCGACTCGCCGCCGCAGGCGTGCCCGTGGTCCAGGAACTGCGCAGCGAACCGTTCGGCCAGCGTCACGTGATCGTGCGCGACCCGGGCGGCGTGCTCGTCGACTGCATCACCGAGATCGAACCCGATCCGGAGTTCCTCGCGGCATTCGGGCGCGCGGACTGA
- a CDS encoding SURF1 family protein produces MLRMMLRPRWVLALFAALGVAAAFAFLAQWQVERAVEQATVEVQPTEQVRPFAGLVEPDAPTPQAATGQRVAVSGTIVPGDTVLVEGRLNDGAAGWWVVAHLEVTDGTPGGLPVAFGWAADEGAARAALDAIDAAAASGAEVEIVGRFLPSEAPVLPEDGADPQSMTTVAVAHLINVWSDYDDRPVYFGYVTAAEPVTGLDAIVSPPPVQEGELNWLNVFYAVEWVLFAGFAVFLWYRLVLDAVQREREEAELAAAEQGVAVGGSSD; encoded by the coding sequence ATGCTCCGGATGATGCTGCGCCCGCGATGGGTGCTCGCCCTCTTCGCCGCCCTCGGCGTCGCCGCGGCATTCGCGTTCCTCGCGCAGTGGCAGGTCGAGCGAGCGGTCGAACAGGCGACGGTCGAGGTGCAGCCCACCGAGCAGGTGCGCCCGTTCGCGGGACTCGTGGAGCCCGATGCCCCGACGCCGCAGGCCGCGACCGGGCAGCGTGTCGCCGTCAGCGGCACGATCGTGCCCGGCGACACCGTGCTGGTCGAAGGCCGCCTGAACGACGGTGCGGCCGGCTGGTGGGTGGTCGCCCACCTCGAGGTCACCGACGGCACGCCGGGCGGCTTGCCGGTGGCGTTCGGCTGGGCCGCCGACGAGGGTGCGGCGCGTGCCGCGCTCGATGCGATCGATGCCGCAGCCGCATCGGGCGCCGAAGTCGAGATCGTGGGGCGGTTCCTGCCGTCCGAGGCGCCGGTGCTCCCGGAAGACGGGGCCGACCCGCAGTCGATGACGACGGTCGCGGTCGCGCACCTCATCAACGTGTGGTCGGACTACGACGACCGGCCGGTGTACTTCGGGTACGTCACGGCCGCCGAGCCCGTCACCGGCCTCGACGCGATCGTGTCGCCGCCGCCCGTGCAGGAGGGCGAACTCAACTGGCTGAACGTCTTCTACGCGGTCGAGTGGGTCCTGTTCGCCGGCTTCGCGGTGTTCCTCTGGTACCGCCTCGTGCTCGACGCGGTGCAGCGCGAGCGCGAGGAGGCCGAGCTCGCCGCGGCCGAGCAGGGCGTGGCCGTCGGCGGGTCGAGCGACTGA